One Papaver somniferum cultivar HN1 chromosome 10, ASM357369v1, whole genome shotgun sequence genomic window carries:
- the LOC113317518 gene encoding 30S ribosomal protein S10 alpha, chloroplastic-like, with protein MASSSSTLKPLPIRPCSNSTLSSKSPKPSTIHFPSNISTLPSLKSKPSFKGFASPELLDTLEALESFTESLDRDSLEAIKVAGGSEIHGTPKISIEDDKMKLTPKIRIKLRSYYVPPIEESCKLIMDAARTSNTKTIGPVYLPTKKRIYCVLKSPHGHKDARFHFEIRTHQRLIDILYPTEQTLDSLMRLEFPFAVDVDVKL; from the exons atggcttcttcttcttcgacccTTAAACCTCTCCCTATTCGTCCCTGCTCCAACTCCACGCTTTCCTCAAAATCCCCCAAACCCTCAACGATTCACTTCCCTTCAAATATCTCAACACTCCCATCTCTTAAATCAAAGCCTTCTTTTAAGGGTTTTGCTTCCCCAGAGCTGCTTGACACTTTAGAAGCCCTAGAAAGTTTCACTGAGTCCTTAGACAGAGACAGTTTGGAAGCTATTAAG GTTGCTGGTGGATCTGAAATTCATGGTACACCTAAAATTTCCATTGAGGATGATAAG ATGAAACTGACACCGAAGATTAGAATCAAGCTAAGGTCTTATTATGTGCCCCCAATAGAGGAATCGTGCAAGCTGATCATGGATGCAGCAAGAACATCAAACACGAAGACCATTGGTCCTGTATATCTACCCACCAAGAAGCGGATTTATTGTGTTCTCAAATCCCCTCATGGTCACAAAGACGCAAGATTCCATTTCGAAATCAGGACTCACCAGCGTCTCATCGATATTCTCTACCCAACTGAACAAACACTAGATTCATTGATGAGACTCGAGTTTCCTTTTGCAGTTGATGTTGATGTCAAGTTGTGA